The sequence below is a genomic window from Planktothrix sp. FACHB-1365.
AAGAAAGATTTCAAAAAGTTGGCTTGTTATTTGATCGCGAACGTTGGCAAGCTAACAAACCTTATTTAGCTCTACTTTCTCCAGATAATATCCAAAATGAAGTGGCTATAAAATCTTCTAATTCTGCTACTGATTCAGATTTAATTAATGATGAAACTTTAGCAGAAGAAGATGAAGAAAATACTGTAACTGAACCAGAAGAACCTTACAATTTTGAACAATGTACTATCGAACTCCATCTAACATTTAAACCTGATGATGGTCATCCAGACGAGCGGATTGTGATTATTTCAGCCAGCAGTCACGGCGATTTTCCAATGGGTGAAAAAATTAGAGCGTCATCCTTGGGAGAATTACCCCCTCCTGTTCAAACATTATTTAAGGAACTTGTTGCTGATTTTCCAAATCGCCAAGCGCGACGACAAATGGCTAATATTCGCAACCCAAAGAAAGCAACTTCTAATCCCAATCAACCTAAAAATGAAACCAGTAAAATGGTTAAATCAGAAACTTCTACCCAACCCAAAGCTACTGGAACTCAACTAAGTTTATTTTAAATTTGAACCCCTTACCTAACTTTAGGAGAACCCAATGACTTCAAAAAAGAAAGTGCTAATTTCATTTGAAGGACAACAGCATCCTGTTGATGAAGAAATAGCCAATGATGATCAAGAACTTCGTAAATTGTTAACAACTTACTACCCTGATTGTGCTAATGCAGACATTATCAGAAAGCCAGGAGAACTGATTACAATTGCTAAACAAAATGGATCTAAAGGATGAAAATAATCATGAAAATTAGTCCCCTAGAATTCCTGATTAATGCTCCCGAAGAAGTAAATCCAGCCCTTTCTATGTGCCGAAAGCTCCAACGATTAGAGCTTGTTGGAGAACTTGATAGTACCACAATGAAAGAAATGGTAAAAACGATTGAGTTAGCAATTTCCCAAGCAACAGATGATATAAAAGCAGTTGAACAAACGAAAGAACGGTTGTTTAATAGTCCCTCTGTTGCTACAGCTATTCCAACAGGGTTTTAATATGGCTATAATTTGGAATGCTAAATTTGCTCTGCAACTATTACACCAATGCCAACCTATCATCGATATTGAATCAGCCATTGACTATTTATGGTCTAAACTGAACACCTATCAGCTTCTAAATCTTTACCAAGAATTGTTTCCTATTGAATGGGAAAAAAGCCAATCTGAAATTTACTCTGAAAATAACAGTCATAGTCCAAAAGAGTTGGAGTTTATTTCATTGGTGAACGAACATTTATTCCCCATAGATGACCTAATAATAGAGACTGCTTATGAAGAACGGCTGTATCAAATTCCGGTCTCTCCTAAAGGAATAGATTGGCAAGATGAAGAAGAAGGAATTGAAGCTTTGCGAACAGGGTGGCAACTCCTTCTCCCCCTCTCAAAGTCAGGTCGATGGTGGTTGGAAACTGTTGAAGGTACTCAAGGAGAAGCTTGGTACAAATGCACATTTGGATATAGCTTAAAGGACATTACTCATCCTGAAAAAATTAACCTGAACCTTCTCAAAAAATTAGCTTTTCGGGCGACATCTCCTATTAATGCTTTTCCCATTGCATTAGCACTCCTTGACTTAGAAACCGATAATATTTGGTTAGATCAGATTGCTTGTTCTGAAAGTTATTGGAGTCGTAATATTGAATTAAGACCTTGGAAGCTTGAAGAAGTTAAATTTCTCACTCATCAATGGAATCAAGCCACTCAACTCCTCAATCAAGCTTACGAATTAATTGAATGGATTGAAGCTGACCCAAACACTAATTTTTCACACCTTTTAGCATTATGGAATCTGACATTGGATCTGAAATAATTCAGGAAATTCTGACAGTTGCCCCTCGGCAATTATCTGCGATTCAAGCTGAACTTCTTTTTCTGGAGGGTGAGACTTACATTTTCCATTATCAATCCGAAAATGGTTCTAAGTACAAATGTTTGTCTCCTACAACGCTGAGAACTGCTTTTGCAAATACACCCATTGATTCGGGTTGGATGAACCCAGAATTAGGAATAGTACGTTGGGGAACAGGTAGTCGTGGAGAATGGACAATTAAATTCATTTCCCCACAAAAACATGAAATTAATGTAAAGGAATCAAAGTTATTCATTCCTTTACCTGCATTGGTGTTTTTAGGTTTAAAATTAGATTACTGGATTTGGGCGATTAAAGGCTCAAAATTTAACCCAGATGCAGAAGCTTTTCATGTTCCGTTACCTAACGTTTATTCACAGTCTTATCAATCCTGTGGACGCATCTGTTGGGGAGATCATAAACCGCCTATCGCTTCGCCGAATACCATTACAAATGCTTGGGAATTATTCATCTCAAGTTCCTTTAATGAGCATTTAAGTAATGGTAAATCTAAGGCGAAACCCAATGATGTTCGTCAGCAACTTGAAAAAGCCGTTAACCGTTCATCTTATCCGGTTAAAGATTTAATCAGTACCCACCAAACCATTGCAAAATTAGTCTCAACAATAATTAATGATTGAATTAGCGAGTTTTATTATGGATTTTACAGACGAAAAAAGGTTCGATTTGTAAATTTTTCTAGAATTCTGTTGTACCGCTTTTGTTTGATAAACCGATGGAATTGTAAATTAAGATAGGAGATTTAGCTAATGTTTAATTATGATTATTTAGAAGCTTCACCGCTAATTATCAGACAAACTGATTCAATTGATTTTTGGCTAATTGGAGCCGGAGGAACGGGTTCTTGGCTATCGTACCATATTGCGCGATTGGCGCGGAGTTTGGGTAAGTCAGGGAAGAAGGTGCAATTGGCGATCGCAGATCCCGATATAGTTGAAGAAGCCAACATCAGCAGGCAGGCGTTTTGTGACAAGGAAATCGGGCTACCCAAAGCCCAGGCTCTAGCGTTGAGATATGCGATCGCTTGGGGAGTGGACACGACGGCTTTCGTACAGGAATTTGACCCGAAGCTGATCCGAAGAGCTTACGACAAGCTGACCATCCTGGTCGGATGCGTGGACACGGCTGCCGGGAGAGCGGCTATTAACCAGGCGCTTGAGTTAAACCAATACTACAGCCGCTCTGAAATCCCCCGTGTGTGGTATTTAGATTGCGGAAATCATGTCACAGCCGGACAAATCTTGCTGGGCAGTTCTTTGGAAACTGACCCGGAGTTCTATCATTTTGGGGGACTCGGATGTGCGAGGTTGCCATCTCCGATGCTGCAAGCTCCTGACCTTTTGAAACCGAAACCAGAAGAGTTGACAAATAACTTATCTTGTGCTGAGATGGCAATGCTAAACTTGCAGAGCGAGAGCGTAAATGTTCGAGTGGCGGCTGAGGCAGCGGATTATCTGTACCGGATGGCTGCGGGTAATCTCAAGCGGTTTGCGACTTATTTTGATTTGGAGAGTGGGACGGGGCGATCGCTTTACATTACCCAGCAATCGGTATGGGCAGCGTTGAAATCTACAGCAAGTGAAACAACACCATGCTAACCTAATATTAAACTTCCAAAAAATGTAGCTTTAACAATTGAATCTACTATGAACAATATCACGATTCAAAACTTTGATGATGATCTGAAAAATCGCCTCCAAAAGCGAGCCGAATATTATGGGCGTTCTCTGGAAGAAGAAGCTAAAGAAATCCTCCGCGCTGTCTTGACAAAAAAAACTCTCGAACCCTTAAATCTTGTCTTGGCTATCGAGCGACGTTTTGCCCATTTTGGCGATTTTGAAATTCCGACTATCGCTAGAGAACTTTTACGCGAACCACCTAATTTTGAAGACTTATAATGATTGTACTTGATACGAATGTAGTGTCTGAATTGATGCACCCTAGAGGTTCATCAGTAGTTCGTCAATGGGTAGCAGCACAGCCCATAACGAATCTTTTTACTACAACTATGACTCAAGCTGAAATTCTTTATGGGATTGCTTTGCTACCTTCAGGAAAACGCCAAACTGAACTTAATCAAACGGCTCAATTGATGTTTGCTGAAGATTTTGCTGGACGTATTCTACCGTTTGATGAAACAGCAGCAATTGCTTTTGCTAGAATTGCTGCCGAAAGAAGACAACTGGGTAAACCAATATCCCAAGCTGATGCTCAAATAGCCAGTATTTGTTACACTCGCCAAGCTACTCTTGCGACTCGGAATGTTTCCGATTTTGAAGGGTGCGGTATTGCAATTGTTAATCCTTGGGAGTCTGAATAAACTATTATGATCTCATTTAAGGCGCGATCGCTTTACATTACCCAGCAATCGGTATGGGCAGCGTTGAAATCCACAGCAAGTAAAACAACACCATGCTAACCTGATATTAAGCTTCAAAAAAATGTAGCTTCAACAATTGAGTTTACTATGAGTTTAACGATTGATTTGCTAAACCGAATTACCCAAACACCTGGTCAGTGTGGTGGTCGTCCTTGTATTCGAGGGATGCGAATTCGAGTCACCGATATTTTAAAAATGTTGGCTGAAAATGTTAGTGTTACTGAAATTTTAGAAGATTTTCCTGATTTGGAATTAGCAGATATTCAAGCTTGTTTGATCTTTGCAGCACGGCGTACTGATTTCCCTAGACTGACAGCATAAAGATTTGGGTTGATGCTCAACTCCCACCCACACTGGCAAGTTGGCTAACAGAAACTTTTAGGTTAGAAGCGAGTGCCTTGCGAGATTTGGCGCTGAGGGATGCTCAAGATCTGGAAATTTTTGAAGCTGCGCGCGCAGAAAATGCTGTGATTATGACGAAAGACAGTGACTTCATTGACTTGGTATGCCGTTTAGGAGTGCCTCCCCAAATTTTGTGGTTAACTTGTGGCAATGTCACTAACCGCAACTTGCGGCAATTGTTGACTGCTACTTTGCCTGATGCGTTAGAGCAATTGCGCTTAGGAGAAATGATAGTTGAAATTACTAACAGTCCTTAAATAATATGTCGGCTCATCTATTCTTTTAACTTTATAATGTAGTCCGTTGTAGCCAATTTATCATAGTTTCAATATTCACAGCGATTATTAGCTCGTTGAATCACCCATCGATGGAGAGAAGCAGTCATCTTTGTCATTAATAATTACTGGCTCACCCGTGTTGAACGTAACTGTAGCAATGATAAAAATTCCATCAATTCAACTAATCCCTCGGCTTCCTGTTGTTCTGCTTGAGATAGGGTGTAACCTTCATCCTGACGATCTAAGAGAAATTGCAAACGGGCTTGAACAGCGGGCGACAGTTGAAAGCGAGTCAGTTCCAGGGGAATTTCGACGATTTCGGGCATAAAACAGTTAGCCTTAGTCTGTAATTCTATGATTCTATTTTAGTCGTTTCAGGGGCGATCGCTCTACATTACTCAGAGATCGGTGTGTGGGATTAAAATCTATCCCCAGTGAAACAATAACACCATGCTATCCCTCTTCTATCAGCCCTGGATTTCAGTCAAAAATTAAGTATTGTAAATTTTTTTAACACTTAAAAAATTAAGTGTTATTGTGTTAATCAATTAAGTTTAAGGGCTAATAATCTGAGCTTAAACAAAAGATCTGTAAGAATTTTTTCTTACTTCCGCATTAATTGCAATCTAACAAAATAGGTAATTTTCATGAGCAACAACATTGAGGATCAAGAGGAATATAACATTATTGCCACTAAGTACAAGCAGTTTAAGGAAGCATTAGGAGAGGAGGAGGCAAAGGTGGCATTTGCCAGCGCATTCTTTACTGAAAGAGTTCAAGCATTGGCAAGAGACCTCCCTTCCATTGTTCAAGAGATTATTGACAAAATTGAGAGTGAAAGCAATCAATAATCTTGGTATTCCGTCTTCTATTACCCTACCTTTTTTTGGAGTAAACTTACATGAGTACAACAGAACTGCTTGAAAATTCAGTAGATGAACAAGTTGACGAAGAATGGTTACTGCGCTCAGTAGTAGATTTTGATTTTCGTAACGAGTTTTCCTCTATTGATTTCTCAACTCTACCAGCATCAGTCTTACCACAAGATATGTCATTTGCTGAGATTGTCAAGAATGCTAACCAAGCCGCATGTGTAGAAACTTGCATTTCTGGGTTCACTATTGTTTGTGATGGCAGATCGTATGAATGCAGGAGTACATGTATTACTGGCTGGACTATGAGATGTGATGGAACAAGTCTTTAGTCAATTTCTAATTGTATAAATTTAGGATTAGCTTGATGTGAAAGTTATAGCTATACAAGTGCTTCACACTGGAAAGAGTTCAGGTTGTATTGTTATGATGTCTGTAGAGCTTTTTGATTAAATTTTGTAAAGCCAGGCTAAAGAACGATACAACCTTTTTATCCTTTTACTTTTACTTTTTGTTCTTTAGATATATCTCTCTGTGGAATTTAAGTTGAGTATTTTCAGTATCGCTTTTCTACTAATTCATTACGATGAGGGATAAATAGTGCTAGACACAATTGCTATTACCGATATTGCTTGTCGTGCAAGTAATTTGTCAGAGCGTATAGCTCTTGTTAAGAAAATATCTATAGGAAGTGTTTCAAAGAGATACACGAATTCTATAACTTCCTTAGATAACTGGATGATAGATAAGTTGACTAGCAAACTAGCTGTGATGCAAATTCAGCAGCAAATTTTTCAGCCTTTATCAAGTAGTGTACCTACAGAACCAGAAATACAACAATTACTAACTGATTACAAGTTATGCGAACGTAATCTCGTCCATTTACCGGAAACAATTCAACAACTATTTATTGATATTCATCTCAGTTGGTTAAGTATATATAAGGATGCTTTAGAGACTATAAATTTACCCAAATCTGATTTTATTGACGCTGTTTGGTTTGAACCGAATGTTTATTATGGACGCTTCGCTAAAGTCTGCGAACCTTTCTTGCGGTTTCTTCAGAAAAGGCTTCAAGTTATTTGCAACCAGGTCACTAAAAATAGAGATAGTTTCAACATCCATTATGGTTTAATCACTGATATTCAGTTTGAATTAATAAATAGGTTTGAAATGAAGCTGGCTCGAGCAATCGAAGCGGATATTAACGTATATTGCTATAAAAACAAAATTTATAAATCGTCTCCTAAACATAAAGAAGAATATATTACTTATTTAGAAAGCAGTTTTACTAATGAAAGCAGTTATCATTCTTTCTATTGTAAGTTTCCCGTCTTAGCTCGCTGGCTAGCGGAAATTACTGGCTTTCTTATTAAAAATAGTGAAGAATTACTTCAAAGAGTAGTTCATGATTTAGATGAAATTAGTTCTGTATTTTTCGAGGGTATAGAGATTCAACAAGTTACATCCCTTAAACTTGGAAAATCAGATTTTCACACTAATGGGTGCAGTGTAGTTTTTGTTGAAATGGCTTTAAGTGATGTTAATCAAGTAAGGGAAAACAAGATACTGGTTTATAAACCTCGCTGTATTCAATCTGAAGCAGCGATGCAAGGTTTACTTAAAACTTTGACTGAAGCTGAGGTATCTAACTTCTCCACCTATCAGTTACTCTGTAAAGAGGGATATGGGTACGTAGAATATATACCTTTTGGTAAAAACCAAGTTGAGTCTGAGGAGCATATCAAGCAATTTTACAATCAGCTTGGTGGTTATCTGGCAATTTTTTATATCCTGGGTGGTAGTGATATGCACTTTGAGAATATCCTTGCTGCTAATAGCAATGCCTTTATCTGTGATTGTGAAACAGTTCTTGAGGCAATTCCCGAGGGTATGGAACAAGGAATTACCTTGTTTGATTCTGTGTTTAAAGCAGGTATGCTGGATTGGCCACAAGAAGAGTTAGCTAATATTAATGAGCGAGTTAGTTTAACAGGTTATAGTGGGGGGGAATCCTATAAAGTTCCCTTTGCTGTTCCTACAATCACCAACCGCTTGTCCCTAGCACTGGCAGTTGAGCAACAGGTTGGAGTTTTAGTTGATGTAGCTGCGACGAATCGATTGTTTCATGATGGACAGTTGGTAAAGCCACAAAAATATAAGCATAGTATCGTTGATGGGTTTAATTGTGTTTATCTTTGGTTCCAAAAAAATAAGGAACAAGTAATAAACATAATTAACAACTTGTTTGCAACATCATCTATACGGTTCGTTAATCGGGCAACACAAGTTTATGCTCATTTAATCAATGCATCTCAACATGCTAAGTGTCTTTCTGACCCATTAGAAGTAGATTTAATCTTCTACAGCCTAGTTAAGTACCCACGTTCTTGGGATGAGAGAGGACAGCTTGCTAAATTTGAGTTTGCGTCACTCTGGCAGTTAGATATTCCTATATTTACGGCAAGCGCAAATAGTCGATATCTCCTTTACAACTATCAATTACCTTTACCAAATTTGCTTGCAATTTCTCCCCT
It includes:
- a CDS encoding ThiF family adenylyltransferase; this encodes MFNYDYLEASPLIIRQTDSIDFWLIGAGGTGSWLSYHIARLARSLGKSGKKVQLAIADPDIVEEANISRQAFCDKEIGLPKAQALALRYAIAWGVDTTAFVQEFDPKLIRRAYDKLTILVGCVDTAAGRAAINQALELNQYYSRSEIPRVWYLDCGNHVTAGQILLGSSLETDPEFYHFGGLGCARLPSPMLQAPDLLKPKPEELTNNLSCAEMAMLNLQSESVNVRVAAEAADYLYRMAAGNLKRFATYFDLESGTGRSLYITQQSVWAALKSTASETTPC
- a CDS encoding plasmid stability protein, whose amino-acid sequence is MNNITIQNFDDDLKNRLQKRAEYYGRSLEEEAKEILRAVLTKKTLEPLNLVLAIERRFAHFGDFEIPTIARELLREPPNFEDL
- a CDS encoding type II toxin-antitoxin system VapC family toxin, which codes for MIVLDTNVVSELMHPRGSSVVRQWVAAQPITNLFTTTMTQAEILYGIALLPSGKRQTELNQTAQLMFAEDFAGRILPFDETAAIAFARIAAERRQLGKPISQADAQIASICYTRQATLATRNVSDFEGCGIAIVNPWESE
- a CDS encoding DUF433 domain-containing protein, with protein sequence MSLTIDLLNRITQTPGQCGGRPCIRGMRIRVTDILKMLAENVSVTEILEDFPDLELADIQACLIFAARRTDFPRLTA
- a CDS encoding DUF5615 family PIN-like protein → MWVDAQLPPTLASWLTETFRLEASALRDLALRDAQDLEIFEAARAENAVIMTKDSDFIDLVCRLGVPPQILWLTCGNVTNRNLRQLLTATLPDALEQLRLGEMIVEITNSP
- a CDS encoding cinnamycin family lantibiotic, with the translated sequence MSTTELLENSVDEQVDEEWLLRSVVDFDFRNEFSSIDFSTLPASVLPQDMSFAEIVKNANQAACVETCISGFTIVCDGRSYECRSTCITGWTMRCDGTSL
- a CDS encoding type 2 lanthipeptide synthetase LanM family protein, translated to MLDTIAITDIACRASNLSERIALVKKISIGSVSKRYTNSITSLDNWMIDKLTSKLAVMQIQQQIFQPLSSSVPTEPEIQQLLTDYKLCERNLVHLPETIQQLFIDIHLSWLSIYKDALETINLPKSDFIDAVWFEPNVYYGRFAKVCEPFLRFLQKRLQVICNQVTKNRDSFNIHYGLITDIQFELINRFEMKLARAIEADINVYCYKNKIYKSSPKHKEEYITYLESSFTNESSYHSFYCKFPVLARWLAEITGFLIKNSEELLQRVVHDLDEISSVFFEGIEIQQVTSLKLGKSDFHTNGCSVVFVEMALSDVNQVRENKILVYKPRCIQSEAAMQGLLKTLTEAEVSNFSTYQLLCKEGYGYVEYIPFGKNQVESEEHIKQFYNQLGGYLAIFYILGGSDMHFENILAANSNAFICDCETVLEAIPEGMEQGITLFDSVFKAGMLDWPQEELANINERVSLTGYSGGESYKVPFAVPTITNRLSLALAVEQQVGVLVDVAATNRLFHDGQLVKPQKYKHSIVDGFNCVYLWFQKNKEQVINIINNLFATSSIRFVNRATQVYAHLINASQHAKCLSDPLEVDLIFYSLVKYPRSWDERGQLAKFEFASLWQLDIPIFTASANSRYLLYNYQLPLPNLLAISPLENAAKRIQQLSNDNQTRQNQYIYASLSTNDADSEYFTSSALDYAYQIGTQLCSLLQDPSCTAPWKTIEFTPTGKKIADVDTSLYGGSAGICLFLAYLNSIRPEEKFQSAAERALAHAVIQRNDIMIGAFQGSAGLIYLLTHLAHLWHKPELLEQACQLATELTPLIDHDHYYDVIHGVAGIIPVLLGLAKFTSGRGLEQARLCAQHLLQNAVLQNETLSWPFNPELAKANLTGFSHGTAGIGWALISLGCQIDEGDYIIAGRKAFAYEATQFDPKERNWYDLRTSVMTKDAPGPKFAYYWCSGSTGIGLSRIASWYALGKTDEVLYQEAHTAVNATLRSLHNLDNDSLCHGRAGSTELLLRYAKLAEQPYLRMEAKIQATEQWKNYERTRCWNCGAGSDVVPGLLMGLAGIGMHFLRLAYPHQIPSPLMLDAPLI